DNA from Devosia yakushimensis:
CCCGTTTTTCGAGATGCAGCCCGAATGGGCGCTGGTGCCCTTTGTCGTCCTAGCCACGGCCGCCACCATCATCGCCAGCCAGGCGGTGATTTCGGGCATGTTCAGCCTGGCCCAGCAGGCCATCGCGCTCAATATGCTGCCGCGCATGGTGGTGCAGCACACCTCCGAAACGCAAAGCGGCCAAGTCTACATGCCGCAGATCAATTCCATGCTGATGGTCGGCGTGCTTCTGCTGGTCGTGGCCTTCCGCAGTTCCGGAGCCTTGTCGCATGCCTATGGCATTGCGGTATCAGGCGTCATGATCGTCACCCTGATGCTGCTCGTCGTGGTGATGTGGCGCAACTGGAAGTGGCACCCGCTGGCGGTGATCGGGTTCGGCGCCTTCTTCGCCATTCTCGATGGAGGCTTCTTCATCGCCAATGCGTCCAAGCTGTTCCAGGGTGGCTGGGTGCCGGCGGTGGTCGCCGGTATCGTTGCGATGCTGATGTGGAGCTGGATCGCCGGCCGGCGGCGTTTGTCGGAAAAGACGCGGCGCGACGAAGTTCCGCTGCAATTCCTGGTCGATAATCTCTCCAAGAAAAAGCCCACCACGGTTCCCGGCACGGCCGTCTTCCTCACCAGCGATATCGAGGGGGCGCCCACTGCGCTGCTGCACAGCCTCAAGCATTACAAGGTGCTGCATGAGCAGAATGTCATCCTGACCGTTCGTACTTCGGCCTCACCGCGCGTGCCGGATGATGAGAAGGTGACGATCGATGCCTATAACGAGCTGTTCAGCCGCGTCATCGTGACCTTCGGCTATATGGAAACGCCCAATATTCCCAAGGCGCTGGCGCTGGGCCGCAAGCTGGGCTGGAAGTTCGACATCATGTCGACCTCGTTCTTCCTGTCCCGCCGCTCGCTGAAACCGGGCCCAAAGACGGGCTTGCTCCGCTGGTGGCAGGATCGTCTGTTCACGCGGCTGGCGCGCAATGCCAGCGACGCCACCGACTATTTCCACATCCCTACTGGTCGCGTCGTTGAGATCGGCACGCAGGTTGTTTTGTAGCCTGCCGGGATGACGGGTGCGGGCAAGGCGTTGGACATCGCCATTTGCGGGGCGGGGCCGGCGGGCCTTGCCACCGCGCTTTATATGCACCGTCTGGGGCACCGGCCGGTCATTCTCGAACGGTTCGACGCGCCCAGACCCTTGGGGTCGGGGCTGATTCTGCAGCCCACCGGCCAGGCCGTGTTGCATGATCTAGGGCTCTTTGAGGCCATATGCGCGCTTGGCGCGCCGCTCGACCGGCTGCATGGCGCCGATGCGCGGTCGGGGCGGGTGGTGCTCGATGTGCGCTATCACAGCCTGCCTGGCATTGGCCGGGGCCTGGGCATTCATCGGGCGGCGCTGTTCGGCGTATTGCACGATGCCGTGCTGGAGGCAGGCATTTCCATCCGCACCGGCCAATCGGTCCAGGCCCTGGCGGACTTGCCCGCCGGCCGCCGCGCCGTCCTGTTCGAAGGCGACCAGCAGAGCGAGCCGTTCGATCTGGTGATCGACTGCTTGGGCGGCGGTTCGCCCCTCAAGCCGCATTCCAGCGGCCCGGGCAAGGCACGTGCTTTGCCGTTTGGCGCGATCTGGGGCACCGTGCCATGGCAGGGCGACGGCTTCGAGCCGACGGCGTTGACGCAGCGTTACCAGCGGGCCAGCGTCATGATCGGAGTTTTGCCCATCGGCCGCGCCGTGCCGGAGGGGCCGGAACTGGCCGCTTTCTTCTGGAGTCTCAAGCCGGCCGATTACGAGGCCCTGAGGCAAAAAGGCTTTGCGGCGTGGAAAGAGGCTGTGCTTGGCCATTGGCCCGAAGTGCGGCCTCATCTCGATGCCGTCGAGGATTTTTCTGCCATGACCCTGGCGCGGTATGCGCATCACACCATGGCCATGCCGGTCGGGGAGGCACTGGCCTTTGTCGGCGACAGTGCGCATTCGGCCAGCCCGCAATTGGGGCAAGGCGCCAATATGGCGCTGCTCGATGCCAGGGCGCTGCACCTGGCCTTGCGCGACCATCCGGACGATCTGGACAAGGCCCTGGCGCATTATGCGAGGCTGCGGCGCGGCCATGTGCGGCTCTATCAGGCGCTCAGCGCCATGTTCACGCCCTTCTACCAGTCCGATAGCCGGATGCTGCCCATGGTCCGGGATCTGTTCGTTTCGGCGCTGGCCAAAATTCCGCCGGCCCCGCAATTGCTCGCGGCCATCGTCGCGGGGGCGCTGCTGTCACCGATCAAAAAGCTGGAACTGGAAAAGCCGCCGGGGTTCTAGTGGGCAAGGCTTCGGGAGGTGACGGCCCTCGGGTCAGGCCCGAGGGTGGCGACCTCTGCTACTTCACCATGTCCGGACAAACATAGGGCACGCTCGCCAGGGCGAAATGCTGTTCCTGTACCTCGCTACCCAGCTTGAGGCTCAGCACCAGTTCGGTCGCCGTGAGGCTCGAAATATCGGCATTGATGGTCATGCCGTCCTCGTCCCAGCTGATCGCGGTGTCTGAAACCTGCTGCCATTTCGAGAGGCGATAGGTTTCCCAGCAGCTGTCGGAGACCAATGTGCCATCGGCCAGGAATATCTGCATCGGGCCGGGGCGCGAGGGATCGTCGTCAGTGCGCACCCAGACCTTGTTGAGCAGGGGATTTTCCATTTCCCCGGTATCGTCGGTGGCGTCTTCGACATCCTGGGCGTCCTGCGCCGCAGCGGGCAAGGCGGTGGCGCCAACGCCCCAGACGCTCATCAGCGCAATGATCGCAGCCTTGGTATCCATCCACTCGTCTCCCGTTGTGCGTCCCTGATCTGGTGACCGCTTCCCTGCATGCCAAGTGTGCCAGCGCAAAAACGGCAAATTTGCGTTGGCTCACCGGGCTTTGATTGTGGTGGGACTATTCGGCCACAGCACTCATCACGCGCTGCCATTCCTTCACGCGCTTGGTCTGGTTGGGCCACAGGTCATAATCGGCGATGCCGAGTGTTTTCTGGGCATGCTGAGGCCAGTTCGGATCATCGAGCGCGCCGCGCGCCAGGGCGATGAAATCGGTGTCACCCTTGGCGATCAGGGCATCGTCGGC
Protein-coding regions in this window:
- a CDS encoding potassium transporter Kup, producing MTQTNAAGEAAGADASGAVHSPSDKHLPVLVLGALGVVYGDIGTSPIYAFREAMHIRPGAASSDVEILGLLSLIVWALTLTVAVKYVFFVTRADNNGEGGTLSLIALARKTFTHPPAWITGLGIIGAALFFGDAIITPAMSVLSAVEGLEVVAPDLTRFVVPITIVLIIGLFMVQRFGTAKVSIVFGPITGLWFLTLGISGLFHITDYPAVLWALNPLLGVEFVFSHLGIAFVVIGAIFLAVTGAEALYVDLGHFGRKPIVIAWFGMVFPCLLLNYFGQGAFVLKVGVENVESPFFEMQPEWALVPFVVLATAATIIASQAVISGMFSLAQQAIALNMLPRMVVQHTSETQSGQVYMPQINSMLMVGVLLLVVAFRSSGALSHAYGIAVSGVMIVTLMLLVVVMWRNWKWHPLAVIGFGAFFAILDGGFFIANASKLFQGGWVPAVVAGIVAMLMWSWIAGRRRLSEKTRRDEVPLQFLVDNLSKKKPTTVPGTAVFLTSDIEGAPTALLHSLKHYKVLHEQNVILTVRTSASPRVPDDEKVTIDAYNELFSRVIVTFGYMETPNIPKALALGRKLGWKFDIMSTSFFLSRRSLKPGPKTGLLRWWQDRLFTRLARNASDATDYFHIPTGRVVEIGTQVVL
- a CDS encoding FAD-dependent oxidoreductase, whose amino-acid sequence is MTGAGKALDIAICGAGPAGLATALYMHRLGHRPVILERFDAPRPLGSGLILQPTGQAVLHDLGLFEAICALGAPLDRLHGADARSGRVVLDVRYHSLPGIGRGLGIHRAALFGVLHDAVLEAGISIRTGQSVQALADLPAGRRAVLFEGDQQSEPFDLVIDCLGGGSPLKPHSSGPGKARALPFGAIWGTVPWQGDGFEPTALTQRYQRASVMIGVLPIGRAVPEGPELAAFFWSLKPADYEALRQKGFAAWKEAVLGHWPEVRPHLDAVEDFSAMTLARYAHHTMAMPVGEALAFVGDSAHSASPQLGQGANMALLDARALHLALRDHPDDLDKALAHYARLRRGHVRLYQALSAMFTPFYQSDSRMLPMVRDLFVSALAKIPPAPQLLAAIVAGALLSPIKKLELEKPPGF